In Leptidea sinapis chromosome 21, ilLepSina1.1, whole genome shotgun sequence, the following proteins share a genomic window:
- the LOC126970513 gene encoding copia protein isoform X2 gives MLLREVKTKLQKVFELRDMGSLHHCLGIQFSHVGGEITLSQENYIENLINKFNMAECKPVSTPMETGLKLEKGNGLTEMENIPYQMLIGSLMYLAVATRPEIMFAVSYLSQYNTCFDNTHWHAAKRVIRYLKGTKNVTIRYKQSGMALTGMADADWAACTVDRRSYTGYIFKYGGGLISYASKKQRTVALSTAEAEYMAMTEATKEALHLKYLLEDIGVFQQTVTIYNDNLAAQMLVNNQMTGKRSKHISIKEHFIRDCVQKKLVTIRYKDTEHMEADLFTKAIPQPRLLKLLKMIGVTQT, from the coding sequence atgttgttacgagaagtcaaaacaaaactgcaaaaagtttttgagttaCGAGATATGGGTTCGCTCCATCATTGCCTGGGCATACAATTCTCCCATGTAGGGGGAGAaataacattgtcacaggagaattatattgaaaatttaataaataagttcaacATGGCTGAATGTAAGCCAGTGTCAACGCCCATGGAGACTGGTCTGAAACTGGAGAAGGGTAATGGACTCACAGAGATGGAGAATATACCATACCAAATGTTAATTGGATCTCTAATGTACCTCGCTGTAGCCACAAGACCAGAGATAATGTTTGCTGTTAGTTATTTGAGCCAATATAATACATGTTTTGATAATACACATTGGCATGCTGCAAAAAGGGTGATTCGTTATTTAAAAGGAACGAAGAATGTAACCATCAGATATAAACAATCAGGAATGGCACTAACAGGCATGGCTGACGCTGACTGGGCGGCATGTACCGTTGACCGTCGTTCATATAccggttatatttttaagtatggtgGTGGCCTTATCAGTTATGCATCaaagaaacaaagaacagtggctttgtcaacagcagaagccgaatatatggcgatgacagaagcaacgaaggaagctttacacttgaaatatctgttggaagatattggagtttttcaacaaactgttacgatctataatgataatttggCTGCACAGATGTTAGTAAACAATCAAATGACTGGTAAGAGATCGAAACATATCAGCATAAAGGAACATTTTATACGGGATTGTGtccagaagaaattagtgaccatCCGTTACAAGGACACAGAGCATATGGAGGCAGACCTTTTTACAAAGGCAATACCACAGCCAAGATTGTTAAAGCTTCTAAAGATGATAGGCGTCACTCAGACCTGA